Genomic window (Deltaproteobacteria bacterium):
GCCTTGGCCTTGGCGTCGATGGCCAGTGTGGGCGAGGGTTTGATTCTTTGGACTCTTCGGGTTAATTGCATGCATATCGTGCTCGGGTGCCCGCGTGCCTGCGTGCCCGCGTTTTTACACGGGCACCCTAGCACTTGGGCACTCAGGCACTTTTCCGAAGTTTTGCTCTCAATTTCTTCTCCACCAACGGATGAATCATGCCGTTTCCGGAGCCGCCGAACGAGATGACCTCCTTGATAATCGAGGAACTGATGTGGGAATAACGCCCTTCGGTCATCATGAAGATGGTTTCGATGTCCGGATTCAGTATCCGGTTGGCGAGTGACATCTGGAGTTCGTATTCGTAATCGGAAACCGTCCTGATGCCACGCAGGATGGTGCTGATTTTTTTCTTCCGGCAGTAGTCGATCAGCAACCCCTCGAAAGAATCGATCTCGATATTTTTTTTGTCCTTCAGCAATTCCTGGAGCATGGTCACCCGCTCTTCCGGCTCGAAGAGGGTTTTTTTTGACCGATTAATGGCCACCGCCACGATGATGCGGTCGAATATCTTAAGGCCGCGGTCGATGATATTGATATGGCCGTCGGTGGGGGGATCGAAAGAGCCGGGGCAAAGGGCGATTTTCATATTCCCGCGCCTGCGTGCCTGCGTACCAGCGTGCCCACGTTTTTACACGGGCACCCAGGCACTCAGGCACATTTCATGAACGTGATTAACGTCTGCCCGTACTTCCGCTGATCGAGCACGGCAAGGCCGGGACATTCCGGCATCTCCCGCGGTGAGTGTTCTATTATGACCGTCGTTTCAGCGTCAATGAGTTTATTTGCAAGCAGGGCGGACAAGGTTGGATTGATCCGGTTTCTGTCATAGGGAGGGTCGATAAAGACAAAATCGAAACGCCTCTCACGGCGCGCAAGATGGGGGAGAATTTCCGGCACCCTGCCGCGGATGACCCCTGCTTGTTTTTGGAAACCGCACTGCCGGATGTTGCGAT
Coding sequences:
- the coaD gene encoding pantetheine-phosphate adenylyltransferase — translated: MKIALCPGSFDPPTDGHINIIDRGLKIFDRIIVAVAINRSKKTLFEPEERVTMLQELLKDKKNIEIDSFEGLLIDYCRKKKISTILRGIRTVSDYEYELQMSLANRILNPDIETIFMMTEGRYSHISSSIIKEVISFGGSGNGMIHPLVEKKLRAKLRKSA
- the rsmD gene encoding 16S rRNA (guanine(966)-N(2))-methyltransferase RsmD translates to MRIIAGKAKGRRLFGPKSLLIRPVSDKVKGAIFNILGPLEGCYVLDLFAGSGSVGLEAISRGAEGVVFVDFSPPALTLLNRNIRQCGFQKQAGVIRGRVPEILPHLARRERRFDFVFIDPPYDRNRINPTLSALLANKLIDAETTVIIEHSPREMPECPGLAVLDQRKYGQTLITFMKCA